One part of the Salinivirga cyanobacteriivorans genome encodes these proteins:
- a CDS encoding DUF4097 family beta strand repeat-containing protein — translation MKTLSVIFSLAIALVLSGKFAMAQKFSYEKGTATSVTIQHLPAQIKLTETSGNKIDIIVEGYEKEPVPEKAKGLKQINSHGEDNTKIGLMMAAHGDNVSFTGVEKPSGNVIYDFRVPKGMSVKIKNEIPWGSEGLQVKDFSSDLEIKTMNDDIRLNNVTGPLTINSMNGNISIQFGQVSQDAPITVTAFNGEIDITMPAQTPANLVLSSMNGNIYSDFGLEIEENENDKRFDFVFVGGSNLTGTINKGGVEMILKAFNDNIYLRKK, via the coding sequence ATGAAAACATTAAGTGTAATTTTCTCGTTGGCAATCGCCCTGGTTTTGTCAGGTAAATTTGCCATGGCACAAAAATTTTCTTACGAAAAAGGTACTGCAACATCGGTAACCATTCAGCATTTACCTGCCCAAATTAAACTTACTGAGACTTCAGGAAACAAAATTGATATTATTGTCGAAGGTTACGAAAAAGAACCTGTCCCTGAAAAAGCAAAAGGACTGAAGCAAATTAACAGCCATGGTGAAGATAATACCAAAATTGGCCTTATGATGGCTGCGCATGGCGACAATGTATCTTTTACAGGCGTAGAAAAGCCCTCGGGAAATGTAATCTATGATTTCCGTGTGCCCAAAGGGATGTCGGTTAAAATAAAAAATGAAATTCCCTGGGGCAGTGAAGGTCTTCAGGTAAAAGACTTCAGTTCCGACCTAGAAATAAAAACCATGAACGACGACATCCGGTTAAATAATGTAACAGGTCCATTAACGATTAATTCCATGAACGGGAATATTAGTATCCAGTTTGGACAGGTTAGCCAGGATGCACCAATAACCGTTACCGCTTTTAATGGCGAAATCGATATTACGATGCCTGCCCAAACACCTGCAAATTTGGTTTTGAGCAGCATGAACGGAAACATTTATTCCGATTTCGGTCTCGAAATTGAAGAGAATGAAAATGATAAAAGATTTGATTTTGTTTTTGTTGGCGGCAGTAACCTCACCGGAACCATTAATAAAGGAGGTGTGGAAATGATTCTTAAAGCTTTTAATGACAATATTTATCTCCGGAAAAAATAA
- a CDS encoding RNA polymerase sigma factor, whose protein sequence is MHLDKLTDEQLMTNVRDGNLDALAPLFEKYHVQLFNFYLRMCHCKATSEDLVQNVFQRIIKYRKSYKGSGKFRAWLFQIARNTLNQYFQNHPKFSELEESPDEPVENMISQVEQDTVLFKALNALPKEQKEIIELARFQKLQYKEISCITGDSISSVKVKVHRAIKNLRVAYFEHKKLFENEL, encoded by the coding sequence ATGCATTTAGACAAATTAACTGATGAGCAATTAATGACCAATGTCCGTGATGGAAACCTTGATGCATTGGCGCCGCTCTTTGAGAAATACCATGTACAGTTATTTAATTTTTACTTGCGCATGTGTCACTGTAAGGCCACAAGCGAAGATTTGGTACAAAATGTATTTCAGCGAATAATAAAGTACCGTAAATCTTATAAAGGTAGCGGTAAGTTTCGAGCCTGGCTTTTTCAAATAGCCAGAAATACGCTGAATCAATATTTTCAGAATCACCCAAAGTTCTCCGAACTTGAGGAAAGCCCTGACGAACCTGTAGAAAATATGATTTCTCAGGTTGAACAGGATACCGTTTTATTTAAAGCATTGAACGCACTGCCCAAAGAACAAAAAGAGATAATTGAACTGGCCCGATTTCAAAAACTACAATATAAAGAAATATCGTGTATTACAGGAGATTCAATATCATCAGTTAAAGTAAAAGTTCATAGGGCAATTAAAAATTTACGTGTGGCTTATTTTGAACATAAAAAATTATTTGAGAATGAACTGTGA
- a CDS encoding HEAT repeat domain-containing protein, producing MNCEKVTCHLVDYLTGDLDDRTKKAINVHLSKCEACKIALDETRIMLDKIDEAPSYQPPDSLRSDFYQMLQQEKQQVSTHEQKRQYSLKQVWSLAAQVVLLVGVGIAIGWFLKSKSGEQQQLAHLNQRVEELNRRVQYVSLDKPTASQRIKAINQINTEAAPNEKMLDVLINTMNNDENTNVRMAAIYALSQYKNQSKVRKALIASLEQQTDPILQITLINLLVTFKEPEVKPALEDIIHKDQINNEVKKQAQQGLSVAL from the coding sequence ATGAACTGTGAAAAAGTAACATGCCATTTAGTTGATTATCTGACAGGTGATTTGGATGATCGAACAAAAAAAGCAATTAATGTCCATTTGTCAAAATGTGAAGCATGTAAGATTGCGTTGGATGAAACCCGCATAATGCTTGATAAAATCGATGAGGCCCCCTCATATCAACCACCAGATTCGTTAAGGTCGGATTTTTATCAAATGCTTCAGCAAGAAAAACAACAAGTTTCTACACACGAGCAAAAAAGGCAGTATTCCTTAAAACAGGTATGGTCCCTTGCAGCACAGGTGGTGTTGCTTGTGGGTGTTGGTATCGCTATAGGTTGGTTTTTAAAAAGTAAGTCAGGGGAGCAGCAACAGCTCGCACACCTGAATCAGCGTGTAGAAGAACTAAACAGGCGGGTTCAATATGTTTCTTTGGACAAACCCACGGCAAGCCAGCGAATTAAGGCTATTAACCAAATTAATACGGAAGCCGCTCCAAATGAAAAAATGTTGGATGTTTTAATCAATACCATGAATAATGATGAGAACACAAATGTGCGCATGGCTGCAATCTATGCTTTAAGCCAATATAAAAATCAATCAAAAGTTAGAAAGGCGCTTATAGCCTCACTTGAGCAACAAACTGACCCCATATTACAAATTACGCTGATTAATTTGCTCGTTACTTTTAAAGAACCAGAAGTTAAACCAGCACTCGAAGATATAATTCATAAGGACCAAATAAACAATGAAGTAAAAAAACAAGCTCAACAAGGATTATCTGTGGCTTTGTAA
- a CDS encoding PAS domain S-box protein, whose product MPDNKPKDEALKIRVELLEKQISEREKELNCLKKFSDTIENNDHNLPEIFNKVINIIPDAWQYPEITSAKITFDNVQYTSQNFKESDKTQKANIQTHKIKRGQIEVFYADEKPDAYEGPFLKEERNLLNMLAERLGRVAERHETIVNWQNSETRFRELFQNDQRAIIVYNSLAKGSEFIIKNANKTAEKLDDLKAEDIIGLSVQEALPKNKAPIVKELLNKVCRTGKPVKQEHLISKAPGINEWREYYVYKISTGELITAYRDITKEKEMGTERALTIKLLQHLHAEKSKSDMLLRVSGLIQEWCGCKDVSILLRNGKKYMYYKYQPGTTELKTADLSFTKEKNVSKLFDKLAHGQTEQSLSVFTKNHSLWYTQSSILKLTSEETYKQTRTLLDKLGQKAESFLLIPIKYKDQFLGFIQASDIRQHIFTEKMVSILEQFSVNLALAIFQQETADALYESRKQYKLLVENQNDFVIQTDLNFKILYISPSIIKFLGEPESKLVGRSFLEISEKKDIELLKKEYKKAIKPPYYSSYTKQTTINNQTYTIEWSGSAVFNKNGEITSVVSVGRDITALKQVEQTLKQSEARFKEIFQSVKEGIIYFDTKGKVIFANEALENITGVPVSELEGKNAFHLARKFVSGKQLPQLIKKVAQAVSGQSLQPFELPYNNKIIEISANYAKNSNRITSSLRDVTAAREAKIQLAESEKKYRNIFENAPVGVFQTNAKGEVLLINFEMARILGFDSADEAIKYYYNLGKQLYVHAEKREQFLKQIKKHGFVDNFEYQAKKKNGAHIWLSMNARIAKKAGKDSFIMEGFTSDITQRKKAEIALKEQKLLFEAMFHSITDAIIITDTQKKIILANKGLQQTFGYKTEAIEGESTKKLLAHTEKTNISENTVAKSEDSPAKDFYIASYKRADGTIFSGETFGRKLYDLKDAWIGNLEIIRDISERQNFIQQLEAAKNKAEQSDQLKSAFLANMSHEIRTPMNGILGFAQMFLHSELNRDKQKRYAKIIIDNTKQLLTIVNDILDISLIEAEQMRLVFKETDIKQLCKELHDLYDHQAVGKNIDLKYIVEDQISPEIETDPVRLKQILGNLIHNAIKFTSEGFVEFGFKQKNSEILFSIKDSGIGIDAEVLDEMFDRFRQEELQDSKKLGGTGLGLSISKKLVELLGGKIWAESKKGLGSKFFFTIPVNPKKRN is encoded by the coding sequence ATGCCAGACAACAAGCCTAAAGACGAGGCTTTGAAGATTCGTGTTGAATTATTAGAAAAGCAAATTTCCGAAAGAGAAAAAGAACTCAATTGTCTTAAAAAATTTTCAGACACAATTGAAAACAATGATCACAACTTGCCCGAAATATTTAATAAGGTTATAAACATAATTCCTGATGCCTGGCAATACCCGGAAATAACCAGTGCAAAAATTACTTTTGATAACGTTCAATATACTTCCCAAAATTTTAAAGAAAGCGATAAAACACAAAAAGCCAATATACAGACACATAAAATAAAAAGAGGTCAAATAGAAGTTTTTTATGCTGATGAAAAACCGGATGCTTACGAAGGACCATTTTTAAAAGAAGAACGCAACTTACTAAACATGCTTGCAGAACGACTTGGCAGGGTAGCAGAAAGACATGAAACAATTGTTAACTGGCAAAATAGCGAAACACGTTTCAGAGAGCTTTTTCAAAACGATCAAAGGGCAATAATTGTATATAATTCCTTAGCTAAGGGGAGCGAATTCATAATAAAAAATGCCAATAAAACCGCAGAAAAATTAGATGATTTAAAAGCAGAAGATATTATTGGCCTCAGTGTTCAGGAGGCTTTACCTAAAAACAAGGCTCCTATTGTTAAGGAGTTATTGAATAAGGTCTGTCGCACAGGAAAACCAGTGAAACAAGAACATCTAATATCAAAAGCGCCAGGAATAAATGAATGGCGTGAATATTATGTTTACAAAATTTCTACAGGTGAACTGATAACTGCTTACAGAGACATAACCAAAGAAAAAGAGATGGGTACTGAGCGAGCTCTGACAATCAAGCTGCTTCAGCATCTGCATGCTGAAAAAAGCAAGTCGGACATGCTCTTGCGGGTATCGGGGCTTATACAGGAATGGTGTGGGTGTAAGGATGTAAGCATCTTGTTGCGAAATGGTAAAAAATATATGTATTACAAGTATCAACCAGGTACAACTGAACTTAAAACAGCAGATTTATCTTTTACCAAAGAAAAAAACGTAAGCAAACTTTTCGACAAATTGGCTCATGGGCAAACCGAACAATCACTTTCAGTTTTCACAAAAAATCACAGTTTGTGGTATACCCAATCTTCAATACTAAAACTAACCAGCGAAGAAACATACAAGCAAACACGTACCTTGCTTGATAAACTTGGGCAAAAGGCAGAATCTTTTCTTTTAATACCAATAAAATATAAGGACCAATTCTTAGGGTTTATACAGGCAAGTGACATTCGTCAACATATTTTTACAGAAAAAATGGTGAGCATACTAGAGCAATTCAGTGTAAACCTTGCACTTGCTATTTTCCAGCAAGAAACGGCCGATGCACTTTATGAAAGCAGGAAACAATACAAGCTTTTGGTAGAAAACCAAAACGATTTTGTTATACAAACAGATCTAAATTTTAAAATACTGTATATAAGTCCATCAATTATTAAATTTTTAGGAGAACCAGAATCAAAATTAGTAGGGCGATCTTTTCTTGAAATAAGCGAAAAAAAAGATATCGAACTACTTAAAAAAGAATATAAAAAGGCAATAAAGCCGCCGTATTATTCATCTTATACGAAGCAAACAACCATAAATAATCAAACTTATACTATTGAATGGTCTGGCTCGGCGGTCTTTAATAAAAACGGAGAAATAACATCAGTAGTGAGTGTTGGGCGCGATATAACAGCTCTTAAACAAGTTGAACAAACATTAAAACAAAGTGAAGCACGATTCAAAGAAATATTTCAGTCTGTTAAGGAAGGTATTATCTATTTTGACACAAAAGGAAAAGTAATTTTTGCAAATGAAGCTTTAGAAAACATAACAGGGGTTCCGGTAAGTGAACTTGAAGGTAAAAATGCATTTCATCTTGCCCGAAAATTTGTCTCGGGCAAACAATTGCCCCAACTCATAAAAAAAGTTGCACAGGCCGTTAGTGGCCAATCGCTTCAGCCTTTTGAATTACCATACAACAATAAAATTATTGAAATAAGTGCAAACTACGCAAAAAACAGTAATCGAATTACATCATCATTACGGGATGTAACTGCTGCAAGAGAAGCAAAAATACAGCTTGCAGAGAGTGAAAAAAAATACAGAAACATTTTCGAAAATGCACCTGTAGGCGTTTTTCAAACCAATGCAAAAGGCGAAGTACTGCTCATTAATTTCGAAATGGCCAGGATATTGGGATTTGATTCAGCTGATGAAGCCATAAAATATTACTACAATTTGGGAAAACAGCTTTATGTGCATGCAGAAAAACGCGAACAATTTCTAAAACAAATAAAAAAACACGGCTTTGTCGATAATTTTGAATACCAGGCTAAAAAGAAAAACGGCGCACACATTTGGTTATCAATGAACGCTCGTATTGCCAAAAAAGCTGGTAAAGACAGCTTTATAATGGAGGGCTTTACTTCAGACATCACCCAAAGGAAAAAGGCTGAAATTGCCCTTAAAGAACAAAAACTGCTTTTTGAGGCCATGTTCCATTCCATCACCGATGCCATTATCATAACAGATACACAGAAAAAAATTATTCTTGCAAACAAAGGCCTTCAACAAACATTTGGGTATAAAACAGAGGCTATTGAGGGGGAGTCTACAAAAAAATTACTGGCCCATACTGAAAAGACAAACATATCAGAAAATACAGTTGCAAAATCAGAAGATTCTCCTGCAAAAGATTTCTATATCGCTTCATATAAGCGGGCCGACGGCACAATATTCTCGGGAGAAACCTTCGGACGCAAACTTTATGATTTAAAAGACGCCTGGATCGGAAACCTGGAGATTATTCGGGATATATCAGAACGACAGAATTTTATTCAACAACTTGAAGCAGCTAAAAACAAAGCTGAACAAAGCGACCAGCTCAAATCTGCATTTTTGGCAAACATGAGCCATGAAATACGCACACCCATGAATGGAATTCTGGGTTTTGCTCAAATGTTTTTACATTCAGAACTAAACCGCGACAAACAAAAACGATATGCCAAAATTATAATTGACAACACAAAACAGCTTCTGACTATTGTAAACGATATACTGGATATTTCACTCATTGAGGCAGAGCAAATGCGACTTGTATTTAAAGAGACCGACATAAAACAATTGTGCAAAGAACTACATGATTTGTATGATCATCAGGCGGTTGGTAAAAACATTGATTTAAAATATATAGTTGAAGATCAAATTTCACCGGAAATTGAAACCGATCCTGTCAGATTAAAACAAATATTAGGAAACCTGATTCACAATGCCATTAAATTCACTTCTGAAGGGTTTGTAGAGTTTGGTTTTAAACAAAAAAACAGCGAAATACTTTTTTCCATAAAAGATTCCGGCATTGGCATCGACGCTGAAGTTTTAGATGAAATGTTTGATCGCTTCAGACAAGAAGAATTACAAGACTCCAAAAAATTGGGCGGTACTGGATTAGGTCTGTCGATTTCGAAAAAACTGGTTGAATTACTTGGAGGTAAAATTTGGGCCGAATCAAAAAAAGGCCTGGGCTCAAAATTCTTCTTTACCATACCAGTCAATCCAAAAAAACGCAATTAA
- a CDS encoding flavodoxin domain-containing protein, with product MKTIIVYATKHGTTEQIAKLIAEKAAHNTDMVNLKKEKKVDLHPYDQIIIGGSIHAGTIQKSLRKFIEGSMPQLLQKRIALFLSCMYDQKAQEQFDTVFPEILRTHAQSKQLTGGEFRFDKMNFLERAIVKKVAGIGQSISNINHDAIERLLEEMNLKTAKLNE from the coding sequence ATGAAAACAATAATAGTATATGCAACAAAGCATGGCACAACTGAGCAAATTGCCAAACTTATTGCAGAAAAGGCTGCACATAATACAGACATGGTGAATTTAAAAAAAGAGAAAAAGGTTGACTTACACCCCTATGATCAAATAATTATAGGCGGATCTATCCATGCCGGCACCATACAAAAATCCCTACGCAAGTTCATTGAAGGCAGCATGCCACAGTTATTACAAAAGCGTATCGCTCTTTTTTTGTCTTGCATGTACGACCAAAAAGCACAGGAACAGTTTGATACAGTCTTTCCTGAAATTTTACGTACTCATGCACAAAGCAAACAACTAACAGGCGGTGAATTTCGCTTCGATAAAATGAATTTTTTAGAACGGGCAATTGTAAAAAAAGTTGCTGGAATAGGCCAAAGCATAAGCAATATAAACCACGATGCAATTGAAAGGCTTTTGGAAGAGATGAACCTAAAAACAGCAAAATTAAATGAATAA
- a CDS encoding DUF4097 family beta strand repeat-containing protein, with product MKPFIFLLAGLFLFLNLSAQRTFEKTESLNAAEELKLEFSFTDNIMLEAWNQSSVKVVVTVNINDGKDNDKFDLKTKRYGQTLEIKSNIWDLEDIGETIIKKDQNENIVINKHKHVSIDMEVIVYLPKDIPVSLETIGGDIESNGMNAKLLVKTVSGDIDVSWDRNTGADLELNTVSGKMYSDFDIRTQPQKKFSYLPSSVSSIINNGGATLKLNTVSGNIYFRKR from the coding sequence ATGAAACCATTTATTTTTTTATTAGCAGGCTTATTTTTGTTTTTAAATCTATCTGCACAGCGCACGTTCGAGAAAACGGAATCTCTAAATGCTGCTGAAGAATTGAAACTCGAATTCAGTTTTACCGATAACATCATGCTCGAAGCCTGGAATCAATCAAGTGTTAAAGTAGTTGTGACTGTCAATATTAACGATGGAAAAGATAATGATAAGTTTGATTTGAAAACAAAGCGTTACGGACAGACTCTTGAAATAAAATCAAACATTTGGGATCTGGAAGATATAGGAGAAACTATCATTAAAAAAGACCAAAACGAAAATATAGTTATAAACAAACACAAACATGTTTCCATTGATATGGAAGTTATAGTTTATCTTCCAAAGGACATCCCCGTTAGTTTAGAAACCATTGGCGGAGATATTGAATCAAATGGAATGAATGCTAAACTCCTGGTAAAGACCGTGAGTGGCGATATTGATGTAAGTTGGGATAGAAACACAGGTGCTGATCTGGAACTCAACACCGTTTCAGGGAAAATGTATTCCGATTTTGATATCCGGACACAACCTCAAAAAAAGTTTAGTTATTTACCTTCAAGTGTCTCAAGTATAATAAATAATGGAGGTGCTACCCTGAAATTAAATACCGTGAGTGGTAATATTTATTTCAGAAAACGGTGA